A window from candidate division WOR-3 bacterium encodes these proteins:
- the murA gene encoding UDP-N-acetylglucosamine 1-carboxyvinyltransferase yields MGPSKIEGIFKPKGNKNAALPMIAAACLTEEDVTLENVPKIQDVVNMIEIIKSAGGRCEWKGENTLVVNSSSIDNFDLDSELCSKIRASILFAGPLLAKNGYVSFSPPGGDVIGRRRLDTHFAAFESMGVKVEWKDCRYTLRSGKSLMGGDIFLEEPSVTGTENILMAAALAKGRTVIKNAACEPHIHDLCRMLESMGTKVKGKGTNRIEVTGASALGGVDAKISQDNIEIGSVIALSALTGGRLEIRGVIKEDLEPILLNFRKLGIDTSLREDVLIVPENQHLVVKTDFGGAIPTISDGPWPSFPADLTSIAVVAATGSSGTVLIFEKMFESRMFFVDKLVSMGARIILCDPHRAVVSGPTKLRAQHMSSPDIRAGMALLIAASIAEGKSVINNASQIDRGYEKIDERLFDLGLSIKRI; encoded by the coding sequence ATGGGTCCTTCAAAAATTGAAGGAATTTTCAAACCAAAGGGCAACAAGAACGCTGCTTTGCCGATGATAGCGGCCGCTTGCCTCACCGAAGAGGACGTCACTCTTGAAAATGTGCCGAAGATTCAGGATGTTGTCAATATGATCGAGATTATAAAAAGCGCGGGTGGCAGATGCGAATGGAAAGGAGAAAACACTCTTGTTGTCAACTCTTCTTCGATAGATAATTTCGACCTCGATTCAGAACTCTGTTCCAAAATCAGGGCATCAATACTGTTTGCCGGACCTCTTTTGGCGAAAAATGGATACGTGTCATTTAGCCCTCCAGGAGGCGATGTCATTGGCAGAAGAAGACTTGACACTCATTTCGCAGCGTTTGAATCGATGGGTGTCAAAGTCGAATGGAAGGACTGCAGGTATACTCTAAGATCGGGGAAAAGTCTCATGGGGGGCGATATTTTTCTCGAAGAACCAAGCGTCACCGGCACCGAAAACATATTGATGGCGGCTGCACTTGCCAAGGGAAGAACAGTGATAAAAAATGCCGCTTGCGAGCCACACATTCATGACCTCTGCAGAATGCTTGAGAGCATGGGAACAAAAGTGAAGGGCAAGGGGACAAATCGAATAGAAGTGACTGGAGCAAGCGCTCTTGGAGGAGTTGATGCGAAAATAAGTCAAGATAACATCGAGATAGGCAGCGTGATCGCTCTTTCCGCCCTGACAGGCGGCAGACTTGAAATTAGGGGAGTCATAAAAGAAGACTTGGAACCGATTCTTTTAAATTTCAGAAAACTCGGCATAGATACATCTCTTCGCGAAGATGTTTTGATTGTGCCGGAAAACCAGCATCTTGTCGTCAAAACGGATTTTGGAGGCGCGATACCCACTATTTCGGACGGACCATGGCCGAGTTTTCCCGCTGATTTGACGAGCATAGCGGTAGTAGCCGCGACTGGTTCATCGGGTACGGTTCTGATTTTTGAAAAAATGTTTGAGAGCAGGATGTTTTTCGTGGATAAACTCGTTTCCATGGGAGCCAGAATTATTCTCTGCGATCCCCACAGGGCAGTAGTAAGCGGTCCGACAAAACTGAGAGCTCAGCATATGTCAAGCCCTGATATCAGGGCGGGTATGGCTCTTTTGATAGCTGCGTCTATCGCTGAAGGGAAAAGCGTAATCAACAACGCAAGCCAGATAGACAGAGGTTACGAGAAAATCGACGAAAGGCTTTTTGATCTGGGTTTGTCTATTAAAAGAATTTAA